One Fusobacterium nucleatum genomic window carries:
- a CDS encoding calcium-translocating P-type ATPase, PMCA-type, translated as MKHFTKSKKQLFDEFETVSTGLTNEEVEKRRRKYGENKFIEKEKDGLIKIFFNQFKDSLVIILLVAAIISFFSGNKESSFVIVLVLILNSILGAYQTIKAQKSLDSLKKMSSPKCKVIRDHEQLEVDSSELVPGDIVVIEAGDIVPADGRIIENFSLLVNENSLTGESNSIEKTDEVLHYEDLALGDQVNMVFSGSLVNYGRAKILITETGMSTQLGKIATLLDQTEENITPLQKSLDIFGKRLTLGIVVLCVFIFGIYVYHGNTILDSLLLAVALAVAAIPESLNPIITIVLSLETEKLAKENAIVKELKSIEALGSISVICSDKTGTLTQNKMTVKKIFINEKLDNEYSLNINKKIDKLLLDSFILCTDATDTIGDPTETALIHLTQKYDMSFRDERKDSKRISEIPFDSVRKLMTVLYEDKKGKYIVFTKGAFDSLITRFKYFIDENGDIKNINDEFIKKIEKVNNDLAEEGLRVLTFAYKYIDGEKELTTQDEDSYIFHALVGMIDPPREESKVAVQECIRGGIKPVMITGDHKITARTIAKNIGIFKDGDMAIEGVELEKMSDEELEKSVEKISVYARVSPEHKIRIVNAWQKLGKIVAMTGDGVNDAPALKKANIGIAMGITGTEVSKNAASMILADDNFSTIVKAIITGRNVYRNIKNAIGFLLSGNTAAILAVLYSSLANLPVIFSPVQLLFINLLTDSLPSIAVGVEPKNEDILDEKPRDPNEAILTKRFSSKLIIEGILIAIFIIIAFYIGLKDSALKGSTMAFATLCLARLFHGIDYRGQRNVFAIGFFKNKFSLIAFGLGFILLNLVLLMPSLYGVFGITKIEPVNFLQIFILSLIPTVLIQIYKIIKYR; from the coding sequence ATGAAACATTTTACAAAATCTAAAAAACAATTATTTGATGAATTTGAAACGGTTTCTACTGGTTTAACAAATGAAGAAGTAGAAAAAAGAAGAAGAAAATATGGAGAGAATAAATTCATTGAAAAAGAAAAAGATGGACTTATTAAAATCTTTTTCAATCAATTTAAAGATTCTCTTGTAATAATTTTACTTGTTGCTGCAATTATTTCATTTTTTTCTGGAAATAAAGAAAGTAGCTTTGTTATAGTTTTAGTTCTTATTTTAAACTCAATTCTTGGTGCTTATCAAACTATTAAAGCTCAAAAATCTTTAGATAGCTTAAAGAAAATGTCATCACCCAAATGTAAAGTTATTAGAGACCATGAGCAATTAGAAGTTGATTCTTCTGAATTAGTACCTGGAGATATTGTTGTTATAGAAGCAGGAGATATAGTTCCAGCAGATGGAAGAATAATTGAAAACTTTTCATTACTTGTAAATGAAAATTCACTTACTGGTGAATCAAATTCAATAGAAAAAACTGATGAAGTTTTACACTATGAGGATTTAGCTCTAGGTGACCAAGTTAATATGGTTTTTTCAGGAAGTCTTGTGAACTATGGTAGAGCAAAAATTTTAATAACTGAAACTGGTATGAGTACACAACTAGGTAAAATTGCTACTCTTTTAGATCAAACAGAAGAAAATATAACTCCATTACAAAAATCTTTGGATATATTTGGAAAAAGATTAACTCTTGGAATAGTAGTTCTTTGTGTATTTATCTTTGGAATATATGTATATCATGGAAATACTATTCTCGATTCATTATTGTTAGCAGTAGCTTTGGCAGTTGCAGCAATTCCAGAATCATTAAATCCTATTATCACAATAGTTTTATCACTTGAAACTGAAAAACTTGCTAAAGAAAATGCAATAGTAAAAGAATTAAAATCTATTGAGGCTCTTGGTTCTATTTCAGTTATATGTTCTGATAAAACTGGTACTCTTACTCAAAATAAGATGACAGTTAAAAAGATTTTTATAAATGAAAAATTAGATAATGAATACTCTTTAAATATAAATAAAAAAATTGATAAATTATTATTAGACAGTTTTATACTTTGTACTGATGCAACAGATACAATAGGTGACCCAACAGAAACTGCTCTTATTCATCTTACACAAAAATATGATATGTCTTTTAGAGATGAAAGAAAAGATAGTAAAAGAATTTCAGAAATTCCTTTTGATTCTGTAAGAAAATTAATGACTGTTCTTTATGAAGATAAAAAAGGGAAATATATTGTTTTTACAAAAGGAGCTTTTGATTCTCTTATAACTAGGTTTAAATACTTTATTGATGAAAATGGAGATATTAAAAATATAAATGATGAATTTATTAAAAAAATTGAAAAAGTAAATAATGATTTAGCAGAAGAAGGATTAAGAGTTTTAACATTTGCATATAAATATATAGATGGTGAAAAAGAGCTAACTACTCAAGATGAAGATTCTTATATTTTCCATGCTCTTGTAGGTATGATAGATCCTCCAAGAGAAGAATCAAAAGTTGCAGTACAAGAATGTATTAGAGGTGGAATTAAACCTGTTATGATAACTGGTGACCACAAAATTACTGCTAGAACAATAGCAAAAAATATAGGAATATTTAAAGATGGAGATATGGCTATTGAAGGTGTTGAACTAGAGAAAATGTCTGATGAAGAATTAGAAAAATCAGTTGAAAAAATTTCAGTTTATGCAAGGGTTTCTCCCGAACATAAGATAAGAATTGTTAATGCTTGGCAAAAACTTGGTAAAATTGTTGCTATGACTGGTGATGGGGTAAATGATGCTCCTGCATTAAAGAAAGCCAATATAGGTATTGCAATGGGAATAACTGGTACAGAAGTTTCTAAAAATGCTGCCTCTATGATACTTGCTGATGATAATTTCTCTACAATAGTTAAAGCTATAATAACTGGAAGAAATGTTTATAGAAATATCAAAAATGCAATAGGTTTCTTACTTTCAGGAAACACTGCTGCTATACTTGCTGTTTTATATTCATCACTTGCTAATTTACCAGTGATATTCTCTCCTGTACAATTATTATTTATAAACTTATTAACTGATAGTTTACCTTCAATAGCAGTTGGAGTTGAACCTAAAAATGAAGATATCTTAGATGAAAAGCCAAGAGATCCTAATGAAGCAATACTTACAAAAAGATTTTCTTCTAAACTCATAATTGAGGGTATTTTAATTGCTATATTTATTATAATTGCTTTTTATATAGGTTTAAAAGATTCTGCATTAAAAGGTTCTACAATGGCATTTGCTACACTATGTTTAGCAAGACTATTTCATGGAATTGATTACAGAGGACAAAGAAATGTATTTGCTATTGGATTCTTTAAAAATAAATTTTCTTTAATAGCTTTTGGATTAGGTTTTATTCTATTAAATTTAGTTTTATTAATGCCTTCTTTATATGGAGTATTTGGAATAACTAAAATAGAACCTGTTAATTTTTTACAAATTTTTATACTTTCATTAATACCTACTGTATTAATTCAAATTTATAAAATAATAAAATATAGATAA
- a CDS encoding bifunctional precorrin-2 dehydrogenase/sirohydrochlorin ferrochelatase yields the protein MANKFFPVSIDLNNKNVLVIGAGKIALRKIATLLNYNCNIIVITKEVLEEKFLELEKNNKIKIFKNQEFEEKFLENIFLVIVATDNEILNKEISNLCISKNILVNNISSKDDMNVRFASIYEKDDVQIAISANANPKKAVEIKNKIKDIFEK from the coding sequence GTGGCAAATAAATTTTTTCCTGTTTCAATAGATTTGAATAATAAAAATGTTCTAGTTATTGGAGCAGGAAAAATAGCTCTAAGAAAAATTGCAACATTATTAAATTATAATTGCAACATTATTGTTATAACAAAAGAAGTTTTAGAAGAAAAATTTTTAGAATTAGAAAAGAATAATAAAATAAAAATTTTTAAAAATCAAGAATTTGAAGAAAAATTTTTAGAAAATATTTTTTTAGTTATAGTTGCAACTGATAATGAAATATTAAATAAGGAAATTTCTAATTTATGTATATCAAAAAATATTTTAGTAAATAATATTAGTTCAAAAGATGATATGAATGTCAGATTTGCTAGTATCTATGAAAAAGATGATGTACAAATTGCAATCTCTGCTAATGCTAATCCTAAAAAAGCAGTAGAAATTAAAAATAAAATTAAAGATATTTTTGAAAAATGA
- the secG gene encoding preprotein translocase subunit SecG, which produces MSTLLNVLLFLSAFVLIVLVLIQPDRSHGMTASMGLGASNTIFGINKDGGPLARATEVVATLFIICSLLLYLTR; this is translated from the coding sequence ATGTCAACATTATTAAATGTCTTATTATTTTTATCAGCTTTTGTATTAATAGTTTTAGTTTTGATACAACCTGATAGAAGTCATGGAATGACTGCAAGTATGGGGCTAGGAGCTTCAAATACTATATTTGGAATAAATAAAGATGGAGGACCTTTAGCAAGAGCAACAGAAGTTGTTGCAACATTATTTATAATTTGTTCTCTATTACTTTACCTAACTCGTTAG
- the dnaN gene encoding DNA polymerase III subunit beta, with amino-acid sequence MHIKVNRQNFLLAIRTVEKSVKENKIKPILSCIYAKVKGNKLYFTGTNLDTTIKTSIDVNEVIREGEVAFYYAIIDEYLKEIKDEFVVLRVENSNILFIETEDSTTEYDVFSPEDYPNTFENIVLNESNFKFEMPSQELVNIFEKVLFSADSPDNIAMNCIRIESIEKYLHFVSTNTYRLTFLKKNIDKDISDFSVSVPADTISSLIKIIKGLDNELIKIYKEDAHLYFQYKDTMVITKLIELRFPNYAEILSNISYDKKLYINNEKLTNLLKRILIFSRSNSESKYSSTYEFKHNEENKNKMSISALNELARINEELDVNFEGEDLKISLNSKYLLEFIQNIPKEKELVLEFMYSNSAVKVYEKDNDEYIYILMPLALRE; translated from the coding sequence ATGCATATTAAAGTTAATAGACAAAATTTTTTATTAGCAATTAGAACAGTTGAAAAATCTGTAAAAGAAAATAAAATAAAACCAATACTTTCTTGTATTTATGCTAAGGTAAAAGGAAATAAGTTATATTTTACAGGGACAAACTTAGATACAACAATAAAGACTTCTATTGATGTAAATGAAGTTATAAGAGAAGGAGAAGTTGCTTTTTATTATGCTATAATAGATGAGTATTTAAAAGAAATAAAAGATGAGTTTGTTGTTTTAAGAGTTGAAAATAGTAATATTCTATTTATTGAAACAGAGGATTCTACAACAGAATATGATGTATTTAGTCCCGAAGATTATCCTAATACTTTTGAAAACATTGTTCTAAATGAAAGTAATTTTAAATTTGAAATGCCTAGTCAGGAGCTTGTAAATATATTTGAAAAAGTTTTATTTTCGGCAGATTCACCTGATAATATAGCTATGAATTGTATTAGAATTGAAAGTATTGAAAAATATTTACATTTTGTATCAACTAATACTTATCGTTTGACATTCTTAAAGAAGAATATAGATAAGGATATTTCAGATTTTTCAGTTAGTGTTCCTGCTGATACAATTTCATCTCTTATTAAAATTATAAAAGGTTTAGACAATGAGCTAATAAAAATATATAAAGAAGATGCTCATTTATATTTTCAATATAAGGATACAATGGTAATAACAAAGTTAATAGAATTAAGATTCCCTAACTATGCTGAAATATTATCAAATATATCTTATGATAAAAAATTATATATAAATAATGAAAAATTAACTAATTTATTAAAAAGAATTTTAATTTTTTCAAGAAGTAATTCAGAATCTAAATATTCATCAACTTATGAATTTAAACATAATGAAGAAAATAAAAATAAAATGTCTATTTCTGCTTTAAATGAACTAGCTAGAATAAATGAAGAATTAGATGTAAATTTTGAAGGAGAGGACTTAAAAATATCTTTAAATTCTAAATATTTGTTAGAATTTATTCAAAATATTCCTAAGGAAAAAGAATTAGTTTTAGAATTTATGTATTCTAATTCAGCAGTCAAAGTATATGAAAAAGATAATGATGAATATATTTATATATTGATGCCATTAGCATTAAGAGAGTAG
- a CDS encoding 3-hydroxybutyryl-CoA dehydrogenase — MKVGIIGAGTMGAGIAQAFAQTEGFTVALCDINNEFAANGKNRIAKGFEKRIAKGKMEQAEADTILSRITTGTKEICADCDLIIEAAIENMEIKKQTFKELDEICKPEAIFATNTSSLSITEIGAGLKRPMIGMHFFNPAPVMKLVEIIAGLQTPADIVEKIKKVSEDIGKVPVQVEEAPGFVVNRILIPMINEAVGIYAEGIASVEGIDAAMKLGANHPIGPLALGDLIGLDVCLAIMDVLYHETGDSKYRAHTLLRKMVRGKQLGQKTGKGFYDYTK; from the coding sequence ATGAAAGTAGGAATTATTGGAGCAGGAACAATGGGAGCAGGTATTGCTCAAGCATTTGCACAAACTGAAGGTTTTACAGTTGCATTATGTGATATTAATAATGAATTTGCAGCTAATGGAAAAAATAGAATAGCTAAAGGTTTTGAAAAAAGAATAGCTAAAGGAAAAATGGAACAAGCTGAAGCAGATACAATTTTATCAAGAATTACAACAGGAACAAAAGAAATTTGTGCAGATTGTGATTTAATAATTGAAGCTGCTATTGAAAATATGGAAATAAAAAAGCAAACTTTTAAAGAATTAGATGAAATTTGTAAGCCTGAAGCTATATTTGCAACAAATACTTCATCTTTATCAATAACTGAAATAGGAGCAGGTTTAAAGAGACCTATGATAGGAATGCACTTTTTTAATCCAGCACCAGTTATGAAACTTGTAGAAATCATTGCAGGACTTCAAACTCCAGCTGACATAGTTGAAAAAATTAAAAAAGTTTCAGAAGATATTGGAAAAGTTCCAGTACAAGTTGAAGAAGCACCAGGTTTTGTTGTAAATAGAATTTTAATTCCTATGATAAATGAAGCTGTTGGAATTTATGCAGAAGGAATTGCTTCCGTTGAAGGAATAGATGCTGCTATGAAATTAGGAGCAAATCACCCTATTGGACCTCTTGCTTTAGGAGATTTAATTGGACTAGATGTTTGCCTTGCTATAATGGATGTTTTATATCATGAAACAGGAGATAGCAAATATAGAGCTCATACTCTATTAAGAAAAATGGTTCGTGGAAAACAATTAGGACAAAAAACTGGTAAAGGTTTTTATGACTACACTAAATAA
- the plsY gene encoding glycerol-3-phosphate 1-O-acyltransferase PlsY, producing the protein MAFFCLIVLTYFIGAIPSGVWIGKAFKGIDVRDYGSKNSGATNSYRILGAKLGVIVLVMDILKGFVPLYIASKFDLKYNDLVILGLVAILAHTFSCFISFKGGKGVATSLGVFLFLIPVITLILLVIFILIVYFTKYISLGSITAAFLLPIFTFFTHRDSYLFALSVIIGIFVIYRHKTNISRLLSGTENKFKF; encoded by the coding sequence ATGGCTTTTTTTTGTTTAATAGTACTTACATATTTTATAGGAGCTATTCCAAGTGGAGTATGGATAGGAAAAGCTTTTAAAGGTATTGATGTAAGAGATTATGGAAGTAAAAATAGTGGTGCTACAAATTCATATAGAATCTTGGGAGCAAAATTAGGAGTGATTGTTTTAGTAATGGATATTCTAAAGGGATTTGTACCTCTTTATATTGCCAGTAAATTTGATTTAAAATATAATGATTTAGTTATTTTAGGTTTGGTTGCAATTTTAGCTCACACATTTTCTTGTTTTATATCTTTTAAAGGTGGAAAAGGAGTTGCAACAAGTTTAGGAGTATTTTTATTTTTAATACCTGTTATAACTTTAATATTATTAGTAATTTTTATTTTGATTGTTTATTTTACTAAATATATTTCATTAGGTTCAATAACAGCAGCCTTTTTATTGCCAATTTTTACTTTTTTTACTCATAGAGATTCATATCTATTTGCATTATCAGTTATAATAGGAATCTTTGTTATATATAGACATAAAACAAATATTTCAAGATTACTTAGTGGAACAGAAAATAAATTCAAATTTTAA
- a CDS encoding enoyl-CoA hydratase/isomerase family protein, with protein MSVVSYKQENFIGIVTIERPEALNALNSQVLDELNTTFANIDLETTRVVLLTGSGTKSFVAGADIAEMSTLNRVEGAKFGNRGNEVFRKIETFSLPVIAVVNGFALGGGCELAMSCDFRVCSENAVFGQPEVGLGITPGFGGTQRLARLIGLGKAKEMIYTANAIKADEALNIGLVNHVYPQETLMEEAMKLAQKIAKNAPFAVRACKKAINQGIDTDMDRAIIIEEKLFGECFATEDQKIGMKAFLEKVKGVEFKNK; from the coding sequence ATGTCAGTTGTATCTTATAAACAAGAAAATTTCATTGGTATAGTAACTATTGAAAGACCAGAAGCATTAAATGCTTTAAATTCTCAGGTCTTAGATGAGTTAAACACAACTTTTGCAAATATAGATTTAGAAACAACAAGAGTTGTACTATTAACAGGTTCAGGAACAAAATCTTTTGTTGCAGGAGCAGATATTGCTGAGATGTCTACTTTAAATAGAGTAGAAGGTGCTAAATTTGGTAATAGAGGTAATGAAGTATTTAGGAAAATAGAAACATTTTCTTTACCAGTTATAGCAGTTGTCAATGGTTTTGCTTTAGGTGGAGGTTGTGAACTTGCAATGAGTTGTGATTTTAGAGTTTGTTCTGAAAATGCAGTGTTTGGACAACCAGAAGTTGGGCTAGGTATTACTCCTGGATTTGGAGGAACTCAGAGATTAGCAAGACTTATAGGTTTAGGAAAAGCAAAGGAAATGATTTACACAGCAAATGCAATTAAAGCAGATGAAGCTCTTAATATAGGATTAGTAAATCATGTATATCCTCAAGAAACTTTAATGGAAGAAGCTATGAAATTAGCTCAAAAAATTGCTAAAAATGCTCCATTTGCAGTTAGAGCATGTAAAAAAGCAATAAATCAAGGTATAGATACTGATATGGATAGAGCTATAATAATTGAAGAAAAATTATTTGGAGAATGTTTTGCAACAGAAGATCAAAAAATAGGAATGAAAGCATTTTTAGAAAAAGTAAAAGGTGTAGAATTTAAAAATAAATAA